In the Deinococcus aerius genome, CCTCCACCACGCCGATCGACAACATCAAGCCCGACTGGTACCTGCTGTGGATCTTCGGCGTGCTGGCGATCATCCCCAGCTTCGAGATTCACTTCCTGGGCGGCGTGATCAACTCCGAGTTCGTCGGCGCCATTGTGGTGCCCACAATTGCCCTGCTCGCCATGTTCGCCGTGCCCATGCTCGACCGCAGCCGCGACAACCTGTACTACGCGGAAAACCCCACCAACTACCCGGTGCGGCTCGGCCTCGGCGTGGCCTTTATGGCGCTGCTGATCGTCTGGTCGGTGGCGGGTTACAAGCCCGAATTGATCAGCGCGGGCATCCTGTCCAACGCCAATGCTAACGCGGTCCTCTGGATCGCCACGTTCCTGGTTCCCGCCCTCTGCTACTTCGCGGTGCAGGCCATCGTGCGCGGCATCCGCTCCCTGCGTGAGGCCGACGCGCGCGACCGCGCCAACTTCCAGGCCGCCGACGACTGAGCCTCACCCACGCCCTACGCCCAAGGCCCCGGTCACGCGCCGGGGCTTTTGCCTATGCTGTGGCCGTGCAAGATCCCCTCGCGCTGCATCTGGCCCGCCGGGCCCGGAACCTGGCGCTCGACGCCCTGAATGTGGAGGACGCCGACCCCGAGACCCTGCGGGACTTCGCGCGGGCCGTTCTCCTGGAGCTGGCCGCCCTCGGGCTGGTGCGCGGTGGGGAGGAGGTCGGCTGCTGGACCGCGCCGCGCGTGCCCGGGCATTGAAATGGGCAGTGGCCGCGGTCGGTGCCCCAGTAAAAAGGAAGTCCCCGGCCTGCTCGGCGTGGAGTCGGCGGGCCGGGAACGCTGCAGTCTTTGCGGGGGGAAGCGCGGGATCAGGCCTGAACGCGCCCGGGGCGTGGCGCGGGGCTGACCATGCCGCCCTGCTTGGCGCCCGCCGCGTAGCCCACCTGGGCGCCGAACTGCCACGCCAGCTTGATCATGAACTGGATGGCTTCCTCGTCGCGGGTCTGGATGAGGGTGTGCAGGTGTTCGGGAAGGCCGTCGGGAAGCGGCATGGCCCGAAGCTGCTCGCCGTACTCCGCGCGGAGCTGCTCGAACCACTCGGCGTAGGGATTGGTCATGGTTTAATCTTAACATGATGGCACTCAAGGAATGTAAGCTCCGAGAGCGGTGCTTCCATGTCCAGGGGGGCGTCCGGGGGAATGAACTTTGCTGGCGCGGCACTTTTTTCTTTCCCCAATGGTGTTACGCTTCACGCATGACGGCGACCCTCAACCCTGAGACCAGCGGCGGCACCCCCGCCCGGGACATCAGCATCAGCGAATTCGGCGCCCAAAAGGCCCTCGCCATCCTGGCCCAGAGCGGGAAGGAAAGCGCGGGCGTGCGCGTCTTTATCAAGAGCGGCGGGTGCAGCGGCTACCAGTACGGCATGGCGATCGACGACCGCGAGCTGGAGGGTGATACCATCGTCTTCGACCGCGGCGTGAAGCTGCTGGTGGACCGCATGAGCCTGCCCCTGCTGCGCGGCAGCGAGGTGGACTTCGTCGAGAACATGATGGGCGGCGGCTTCACCGTGCATAACCCCAACGCCACCAGCTCCTGCGGCTGCGGCCACTCCTTCCGCACGGACGGCGGCCAGTCCCCGGACGGCCAGGGCAGCAGCGGTTGCGGCGGCCACTAAGATTCCCCCTCTTCCTCCCCCGGTAAGCCCACCGGGGGATTTTTGGTTTTCGTCCCGCTGGGAGGTCAGCCTCGGTTGGCTACACACCTCAACACGCGGGAAGCCCGCCCTCCTACCCCCAAAAAATTGATTCGATTCAAAAAAGCAAGTGAATGTGCGACCTAAGCGTGAGATTTGGCCTTGACAGCCTGCACTCGTCCTTTATACTGCCGTCACTGTTCAACCTAGGCCAAATGGCCCATCCACCCCGGAGGACTCATGAAGAAGATTCTGTCCCTGTCGGCATTCCTTCTCGGCGCGGCCCTGGCGGGTCCGGCGAACAACAGCCTGGTGGTCGGTACTTCCCAGGAGCCGCCGAACATCCTGGACTACTGGGCGACGAACAACCTCGCCATCAGCTCGGAGATCAACGGCTACATGGGGGCGTCGCTGGTCAACTTCGACAACGACGGTGACCTGTTCCCCGAGATCGCCACGGGCGTGCCCACGCTGGCCAACGGCGGCTACAAGGTGGTCAAGAACGCGGCGGGCGACGTGGTCCGCAACAGCGTGACCTACACGATCCGCCCGGACGCCAAGTGGAGCGACGGCAAGCGCATCACCATCGCCGACTTCCAGTTCTGGCTGAAGGTGCAGAACGACGAGCGGGTGCCGGTGCCTGACCGCGACCCCTGGGAGAACGCCAAGATCACGGCGGTCGACAACGACACCTTCACCATCACCTACGAACCGCCCTACCTGTTCGCCGACCAGACCAGCCCCGGTCTGGCCCCCGCCCACGTGATGGGCGCGGCGTTCAATGCCTTTGACGCCGCGACCAAGAACCAGAAGGACGCCAAGGCCGTCAACGAGCAGTGGACGAAGTTCATCGGGCAGTTCACCACCTCGCGCAACCTGCCCAAGGTCGTCGCCGGTCCCTTCCGCCCCACCGCGTGGCGTCCCGGCAACAGCCTCACGATGGCCCGCAACCCCAACTACTGGCGCAAGCCCCAGGGTGGCGAGGACAAGTACGTCCAGACGATCACCTACCGCTTCATCCCCAACACCAACACCCTGAAGGTGAACATCCTCTCGGGCCAGCTCGACGCGGTCAGCTCGGTGGGCCTCACCTTCGACCAGGCGCTCGACCTCCAGCGCAGCGCCCGGGGCAAGTTCAACGTGTACTTCGTGCCCGGCGCGGTGTGGGAGCACATCGACGTGAACACCCGCAGCCAGAAGGCCAAGGACCTCGACCTCGACGATCCCCGCATGCGCCAGGCCCTGCTGCTGAGCATTGACCGCGACGCGCTCGTGAAGGCGCTGTTCCAGGGCAAGCAGCCGGTGTCGAACAACTTCGTCAACCCGCTCAGCAAGGTCTACAACGAGAATGTGCGCGACTACAACCTGAACGTCGCTCAGGCCAAGCAGCTCTTCGCGCAGCTCGGCTGGAAGCCCGGCAGCGACGGCATCCTGGAGAAGGGCGGCAAGAAGCTCTCGCTGAGCTTCGGCACTACCGCCGGGAACACCACCCGCGAGCGCGTGCAGCAGATCCTGCAAAACCAGTGGAAGCAGGTCGGCGTGCAGGTCAACATCCAGAACTACCCGGCCTCGGTGTTCTTCGGCCCCGACTTCCTGAGCAAGGGCCAGGAGGGCAAGTGGGACCTGGCGATGTACGCCTGGTCGGCCAACCCCATCTTCGAGCAGGGTGACCTGTTCAAGGGCGAGGGTATCCCGACTGCCGCCAACGGCTACGCCGGTCAGAACTACTCGGGCTGGAACAACGCAGAGTACAACAAGCTGCACAAGCAGGCGCTGACCGAGTTCAACCTGGCCGACCGCATCAAGCTGATGGACCGGATGCAGACGATCTGGAGCAACGAGGTGCCCTCCTTGCCGCTGTACTTCCGCGCCAACCCCTACACCAAGGTGCCGGGCCTGGTGAACTACACCTTCAGCGCCTACACCCTGTACCCGAGCTGGGACGCCTACCGCATCGGCTGGGCCAGCCGCGGCGCCGTCGAGGTCAACAAGCAGAAGTAAGGGGCGCGGGCGGGGGTGCGAGTGGAGTCGCCGCGCCCCGCCCACCCGTCACCTGGGGGGAAGCCGAAACGCTTCCTCCCGCTTGTTTTGGCCCACCGTCTCCTACGAAAGGATTTCAGGTATGGCGACCTACGCTTTCCGGCGCGTCCTCCAGATGATCCCGCTGCTGCTGGTGATCAGCCTGGTGATCTATGCGCTCACCTCCCTGCAACCGGGAGACCCGGTAGACCAGCTCACCTTCGGCAACCCCCGCATCACCCCAGAGGACATCGCCCGGCTCAAGGCCGCCTACGGCCTGGACCAGCCCTGGTGGACCCGCTACCTGTTCTGGCTCAGGCAGGCGTTCCAGGGCGACCTGGGCTTCTCGCGCGACTTCAACATCCCGGCGGTGCAGTTCATCTTCCAGCAGCGGATGCCCAACACGCTGCTCCTCACGGTGCCCGCGCTGATCCTCAGCACCCTGATCGCCGTGCCGCTGGGCATCTACTCGGCGATTCGGCAATACTCGTTGCCCGACTACGTGCTGACCTTCCTCTCCTTCGTGGCCTTCAGCGCCCCCGTGTTCTGGGTGGGGGCGATGGCGCTGTACTTCTTCGCC is a window encoding:
- a CDS encoding HesB/IscA family protein, which encodes MTATLNPETSGGTPARDISISEFGAQKALAILAQSGKESAGVRVFIKSGGCSGYQYGMAIDDRELEGDTIVFDRGVKLLVDRMSLPLLRGSEVDFVENMMGGGFTVHNPNATSSCGCGHSFRTDGGQSPDGQGSSGCGGH
- a CDS encoding peptide ABC transporter substrate-binding protein is translated as MKKILSLSAFLLGAALAGPANNSLVVGTSQEPPNILDYWATNNLAISSEINGYMGASLVNFDNDGDLFPEIATGVPTLANGGYKVVKNAAGDVVRNSVTYTIRPDAKWSDGKRITIADFQFWLKVQNDERVPVPDRDPWENAKITAVDNDTFTITYEPPYLFADQTSPGLAPAHVMGAAFNAFDAATKNQKDAKAVNEQWTKFIGQFTTSRNLPKVVAGPFRPTAWRPGNSLTMARNPNYWRKPQGGEDKYVQTITYRFIPNTNTLKVNILSGQLDAVSSVGLTFDQALDLQRSARGKFNVYFVPGAVWEHIDVNTRSQKAKDLDLDDPRMRQALLLSIDRDALVKALFQGKQPVSNNFVNPLSKVYNENVRDYNLNVAQAKQLFAQLGWKPGSDGILEKGGKKLSLSFGTTAGNTTRERVQQILQNQWKQVGVQVNIQNYPASVFFGPDFLSKGQEGKWDLAMYAWSANPIFEQGDLFKGEGIPTAANGYAGQNYSGWNNAEYNKLHKQALTEFNLADRIKLMDRMQTIWSNEVPSLPLYFRANPYTKVPGLVNYTFSAYTLYPSWDAYRIGWASRGAVEVNKQK
- a CDS encoding DdrH gives rise to the protein MTNPYAEWFEQLRAEYGEQLRAMPLPDGLPEHLHTLIQTRDEEAIQFMIKLAWQFGAQVGYAAGAKQGGMVSPAPRPGRVQA